The following proteins come from a genomic window of Leopardus geoffroyi isolate Oge1 chromosome A3, O.geoffroyi_Oge1_pat1.0, whole genome shotgun sequence:
- the EIF2B4 gene encoding translation initiation factor eIF-2B subunit delta isoform X5 — MVRLGLQYSQGLVSGSNARCIALLRALQQVIQDYTTPPNEELSRDLVNKLKPYFSFLTQCRPLSASMYNAIKFLNKEITGVSSSKREEEAKSELQAAIDRYVQEKIVLAAQAISRFAYEKINTGDVILVYGCSSLVSRILQEAWARGRRFRVVVVDSRPRLEGRHTLRSLVRAGVPASYLLIPAASYVLPEVSKVLLGAHALLANGSVMSRVGTAQLALVARAHNVPVLVCCETYKFCERVQTDAFVSNELDDPDDLLCERGERVALANWQNHPSLRLLNLVYDVTPPELVDLVITELGMIPCSSVPVVLRVKSSDQ, encoded by the exons ATGGTGCGACTCGGCCTGCAGTACTCCCAGGGCCTGGTCAGTGGCTCCAATGCCCGGTGTATTGCCCTGCTTCGTGCCTTGCAGCAG GTGATTCAGGATTATACAACACCTCCCAATGAAGAACTCTCAAGGGACCTAGTGAATAAGCTAAAGCCCTACTTCAG CTTCCTGACTCAGTGCCGTCCCCTGTCAGCAAGCATGTACAACGCCATCAAGTTCCTGAACAAGGAGATCACGGGTGTGAGCAGCTCTAAGCGGGAAGAGGAG GCCAAGTCAGAACTTCAAGCAGCCATTGACCGGTATGTGCAAGAGAAGATTGTGCTTGCAGCTCAGGCAATTTCCCGCTTTGCTTATGAGAAGATCAATACCGGAGATGTGATCCTTGTGTATGGATG CTCATCTCTGGTATCACGAATTCTTCAGGAGGCTTGGGCTAGGGGCCGGCGGTTTCGGGTGGTAGTGGTGGACAGCCGGCCACGGCTGGAGGGAAGGCACACACTACGTTCTCTGGTCCGTGCTGGGGTCCCTGCCTCCTACCTGCTGATTCCTGCAGCCTCCTATGTGCTCCCAGAG GTTTCTAAGGTGCTATTGGGAGCTCATGCACTCCTGGCCAATGGGTCCGTGATGTCACGGGTAGGGACAGCCCAGCTGGCCCTGGTGGCACGAGCCCATAATGTGCCAGTGCTGGTCTGCTGTGAAACATACAAGTTCTGTGAGCGTGTGCAGACTGATGCCTTTGTCTCTAATGAGCTAG ATGACCCTGACGATCTACTGTGTGAGCGAGGAGAACGTGTGGCCCTGGCTAACTGGCAGAACCACCCGTCCCTACGGTTGTTGAATCTAGTCTATGATGTGACCCCCCCGGAACTGGTGGATCTGGTGATCACGGAGCTGGGAATGATTCCTTGCAGTTCTGTACCTGTTGTTCTACGAGTCAAGAGTAGCGACCAGTGA